A single genomic interval of Chrysemys picta bellii isolate R12L10 chromosome 8, ASM1138683v2, whole genome shotgun sequence harbors:
- the FGFR4 gene encoding fibroblast growth factor receptor 4 isoform X2, with protein MKPGPRAPQRGPGGGCEGLGSSLSQERKGRKMQPLPCALLGLLAAMTTGAQAVASPGRTMEPALFESRLLETEEHLLLDPGHVLRLHCDDNHSLGVAWYKEAKQLFPGGRVRIWQRTLEIAEVAYEDSGLYMCRAQDTGQSLRNFTISIVDSLASGDDDEDSDGDGSLGDSNEEPTYRRAPYWTQPQRMDKKLYAVPAGNTVKFRCPASGSPNPSIRWLKNGREFRGEHRIGGIRLRPQHWSLVMESVVPSDRGNYTCLVENQAGRIRYSYLLDVLERSPHRPILQAGLPANTTAVVGSNVEFFCKVYSDAQPHIQWLRHIEVNGSSFGPDGVPYVQVLKTADINSSEVEVLYLHNVSREDAGEYTCLAGNSIGLSYQSAWLTVLPEELVREVEAPETKYTDIIIYTSGSLAVAMAAVIVVLCRMQTQASKQPLEPVAVHKLSKFPLIRQFSLDSSCSGKSSTSLMRVTRLSSSCTPMLAGVLELDLPLDSTWEFPRDKLALGKPLGEGCFGQVVRAEAYGLDRARPDRALTVAVKMLKDNATDKDLADLISEMEMMKLMDKHKNIINLLGVCTQDGPLYVLVEFASKGNLREFLRARRPPTPDYTFDVGAMPEEQLSFKDLVSCGYQVARGMEYLESKRCIHRDLAARNVLVTEENVLKIADFGLARDVHDIDYYKKTSNGRLPVKWMAPEALFDRVYTHQSDVWSFGILMWEIFTLGGSPYPGIPVEELFKLLKEGHRMDKPSNCTHELYMLMRECWHAVPSQRPTFKQLVEGLDKILAAVSEEYLDLSVPFEQYSPSCEDSTSTCSSDDSVFTHDPLPITPCLFSYRSVRT; from the exons ATGAAGCCCGGCCCTAGAGCCCCGCAGCGGGGACCCGGCGGCG GCTGTgagggcctgggctccagcctgagccaggagaggaagggcaggaagatgcagccactgccctgtgCCCTGCTGGGCCTCCTGGCAGCGATGACAACAGGGGCTCAAGCAGTTGCTTCCCCCGGAAGGACAATGGAGCCAG CGCTGTTTGAGAGCCGCCTGCTGGAGACGGaggagcacctcctgctggaccCCGGCCACGTGCTGAGGCTTCACTGCGATGACAACCACAGCCTGGGCGTCGCCTGGTACAAGGAGGCCAAGCAGCTCTTCCCAGGTGGGCGCGTCCGCATCTGGCAGCGCACGCTGGAGATCGCCGAGGTCGCCTATGAGGACTCGGGGCTCTACATGTGCCGGGCGCAGGACACTGGACAGAGTCTGCGCAACTTCACCATCTCCATTGTGG ACTCGCTGGCCTCGGGGGACGATGATGAAGACAGCGACGGGGACGGTTCCCTCGGTGATTCAAACGAGGAGCCCACTTACCGCAGAG CCCCGTATTGGACTCAACCGCAGCGGATGGATAAGAAGCTGTATGCCGTCCCTGCGGGAAACACGGTCAAGTTCCGCTGCCCGGCGTCGGGGAGTCCCAACCCCAGCATCCGCTGGCTAAAGAACGGGCGGGAGTTCCGGGGCGAGCACCGCATCGGCGGCATCCGG ctccggccccagcacTGGAGCTTGGTCATGGAGAGCGTGGTGCCCTCCGACCGGGGGAACTACACCTGCCTGGTGGAGAACCAGGCTGGCCGCATCCGCTACAGCTACTTGCTGGATGTGTTAG AGAGGTCCCCGCACAGGCCCATCCTGCAGGCTGGGCTGCCTGCCAACACCACAGCGGTGGTGGGCAGCAACGTGGAGTTCTTCTGCAAGGTGTACAGCGACGCCCAGCCCCACATCCAGTGGCTCAGGCACATCGAGGTGAATGGCAGCAGCTTCGGCCCCGATGGGGTGCCCTACGTCCAAGTGCTCAAG ACAGCCGACATTAACAGCTCGGAGGTGGAGGTGCTGTACCTGCACAACGTCTCCAGGGAGGATGCTGGGGAATACACCTGCCTGGCCGGGAACTCCATCGGCCTGTCCTACCAGTCAGCCTGGCTCACCGTGCTGCCAG AGGAGCTAGTGCGGGAGGTGGAGGCCCCCGAGACCAAGTACACCGACATCATCATCTACACGTCGGGCTCCCTGGCCGTCGCCATGGCCGCCGTCATCGTGGTGCTGTGCCGGATGCAGACCCAGGCGAGCAAACAGCCCCTGGAGCCCGTGGCCGTGCACAAGCTCTCCAAGTTCCCACTCATCAGACAG TTCTCCCTGGACTCAAGCTGCTCCGGAAAGTCCAGCACGTCCCTGATGCGCGTCACCCGCCTCTCGTCCAGCTGCACCCCGATGCTGGCCGGGGTCCTGGAGCTCGACTTGCCGCTGGACTCCACGTGGGAGTTCCCCCGAGACAA GCTGGCGCTGGGCAAGCCCCTGGGAGAAGGCTGCTTTGGCCAGGTGGTGCGAGCAGAGGCCTATGGGCTGGACAGAGCCAGGCCAGACAGAGCTCTCACCGTGGCTGTGAAGATGCTCAAAG ACAATGCCACGGACAAGGACCTGGCCGACCTGATCTCCGAGATGGAGATGATGAAACTGATGGACAAGCACAAAAACATCATCAACCTGCTGGGAGTCTGCACACAGGACG GGCCACTGTATGTGCTGGTGGAATTTGCCTCCAAGGGGAACCTGCGGGAGTTCCTGCGTGCCCGGCGCCCCCCCACGCCTGACTACACCTTCGACGTCGGCGCCATGCCTGAGGAGCAGCTCTCCTTCAAGGACCTGGTCTCCTGCGGCTACCAGGTGGCCCGCGGCATGGAGTACCTGGAGTCGAAGAGG tgCATCCACAGGGACCTGGCCGCCCGCAACGTGCTGGTCACGGAGGAGAACGTGCTGAAAATCGCTGACTTTGGCCTGGCCCGGGACGTCCACGACATCGACTACTATAAAAAGACCAGCaat ggccggcttcCCGTGAAGTGGATGGCGCCCGAAGCCCTATTTGACAGAGTGTACACGCACCAGAGCGACGT GTGGTCCTTTGGGATTCTGATGTGGGAGATCTTCACGCTGGGGGGCTCCCCGTACCCTGGGATCCCGGTGGAAGAGCTCTTCAAGCTGCTGAAAGAAGGGCACCGCATGGACAAGCCTTCCAACTGCACCCATGAGCT GTACATGCTGATGAGGGAGTGCTGGCATGCCGTCCCCTCCCAGCGCCCGACCTTCAAGCAGCTGGTGGAGGGGCTGGACAAGATCCTGGCAGCTGTCTCAGAGGAG TACCTGGACCTGTCCGTGCCCTTCGAGCAGTACTCCCCCTCCTGCGAGGACAGCACCAGCACCTGCTCCTCTGACGACTCCGTCTTCACCCACGACCCCCTGCCCATcaccccctgcctcttctcctacCGCAGCGTGAGGACGTGA
- the FGFR4 gene encoding fibroblast growth factor receptor 4 isoform X1 encodes MKPGPRAPQRGPGGGCEGLGSSLSQERKGRKMQPLPCALLGLLAAMTTGAQAVASPGRTMEPALFESRLLETEEHLLLDPGHVLRLHCDDNHSLGVAWYKEAKQLFPGGRVRIWQRTLEIAEVAYEDSGLYMCRAQDTGQSLRNFTISIVDSLASGDDDEDSDGDGSLGDSNEEPTYRRAPYWTQPQRMDKKLYAVPAGNTVKFRCPASGSPNPSIRWLKNGREFRGEHRIGGIRLRPQHWSLVMESVVPSDRGNYTCLVENQAGRIRYSYLLDVLERSPHRPILQAGLPANTTAVVGSNVEFFCKVYSDAQPHIQWLRHIEVNGSSFGPDGVPYVQVLKTADINSSEVEVLYLHNVSREDAGEYTCLAGNSIGLSYQSAWLTVLPAEELVREVEAPETKYTDIIIYTSGSLAVAMAAVIVVLCRMQTQASKQPLEPVAVHKLSKFPLIRQFSLDSSCSGKSSTSLMRVTRLSSSCTPMLAGVLELDLPLDSTWEFPRDKLALGKPLGEGCFGQVVRAEAYGLDRARPDRALTVAVKMLKDNATDKDLADLISEMEMMKLMDKHKNIINLLGVCTQDGPLYVLVEFASKGNLREFLRARRPPTPDYTFDVGAMPEEQLSFKDLVSCGYQVARGMEYLESKRCIHRDLAARNVLVTEENVLKIADFGLARDVHDIDYYKKTSNGRLPVKWMAPEALFDRVYTHQSDVWSFGILMWEIFTLGGSPYPGIPVEELFKLLKEGHRMDKPSNCTHELYMLMRECWHAVPSQRPTFKQLVEGLDKILAAVSEEYLDLSVPFEQYSPSCEDSTSTCSSDDSVFTHDPLPITPCLFSYRSVRT; translated from the exons ATGAAGCCCGGCCCTAGAGCCCCGCAGCGGGGACCCGGCGGCG GCTGTgagggcctgggctccagcctgagccaggagaggaagggcaggaagatgcagccactgccctgtgCCCTGCTGGGCCTCCTGGCAGCGATGACAACAGGGGCTCAAGCAGTTGCTTCCCCCGGAAGGACAATGGAGCCAG CGCTGTTTGAGAGCCGCCTGCTGGAGACGGaggagcacctcctgctggaccCCGGCCACGTGCTGAGGCTTCACTGCGATGACAACCACAGCCTGGGCGTCGCCTGGTACAAGGAGGCCAAGCAGCTCTTCCCAGGTGGGCGCGTCCGCATCTGGCAGCGCACGCTGGAGATCGCCGAGGTCGCCTATGAGGACTCGGGGCTCTACATGTGCCGGGCGCAGGACACTGGACAGAGTCTGCGCAACTTCACCATCTCCATTGTGG ACTCGCTGGCCTCGGGGGACGATGATGAAGACAGCGACGGGGACGGTTCCCTCGGTGATTCAAACGAGGAGCCCACTTACCGCAGAG CCCCGTATTGGACTCAACCGCAGCGGATGGATAAGAAGCTGTATGCCGTCCCTGCGGGAAACACGGTCAAGTTCCGCTGCCCGGCGTCGGGGAGTCCCAACCCCAGCATCCGCTGGCTAAAGAACGGGCGGGAGTTCCGGGGCGAGCACCGCATCGGCGGCATCCGG ctccggccccagcacTGGAGCTTGGTCATGGAGAGCGTGGTGCCCTCCGACCGGGGGAACTACACCTGCCTGGTGGAGAACCAGGCTGGCCGCATCCGCTACAGCTACTTGCTGGATGTGTTAG AGAGGTCCCCGCACAGGCCCATCCTGCAGGCTGGGCTGCCTGCCAACACCACAGCGGTGGTGGGCAGCAACGTGGAGTTCTTCTGCAAGGTGTACAGCGACGCCCAGCCCCACATCCAGTGGCTCAGGCACATCGAGGTGAATGGCAGCAGCTTCGGCCCCGATGGGGTGCCCTACGTCCAAGTGCTCAAG ACAGCCGACATTAACAGCTCGGAGGTGGAGGTGCTGTACCTGCACAACGTCTCCAGGGAGGATGCTGGGGAATACACCTGCCTGGCCGGGAACTCCATCGGCCTGTCCTACCAGTCAGCCTGGCTCACCGTGCTGCCAG CAGAGGAGCTAGTGCGGGAGGTGGAGGCCCCCGAGACCAAGTACACCGACATCATCATCTACACGTCGGGCTCCCTGGCCGTCGCCATGGCCGCCGTCATCGTGGTGCTGTGCCGGATGCAGACCCAGGCGAGCAAACAGCCCCTGGAGCCCGTGGCCGTGCACAAGCTCTCCAAGTTCCCACTCATCAGACAG TTCTCCCTGGACTCAAGCTGCTCCGGAAAGTCCAGCACGTCCCTGATGCGCGTCACCCGCCTCTCGTCCAGCTGCACCCCGATGCTGGCCGGGGTCCTGGAGCTCGACTTGCCGCTGGACTCCACGTGGGAGTTCCCCCGAGACAA GCTGGCGCTGGGCAAGCCCCTGGGAGAAGGCTGCTTTGGCCAGGTGGTGCGAGCAGAGGCCTATGGGCTGGACAGAGCCAGGCCAGACAGAGCTCTCACCGTGGCTGTGAAGATGCTCAAAG ACAATGCCACGGACAAGGACCTGGCCGACCTGATCTCCGAGATGGAGATGATGAAACTGATGGACAAGCACAAAAACATCATCAACCTGCTGGGAGTCTGCACACAGGACG GGCCACTGTATGTGCTGGTGGAATTTGCCTCCAAGGGGAACCTGCGGGAGTTCCTGCGTGCCCGGCGCCCCCCCACGCCTGACTACACCTTCGACGTCGGCGCCATGCCTGAGGAGCAGCTCTCCTTCAAGGACCTGGTCTCCTGCGGCTACCAGGTGGCCCGCGGCATGGAGTACCTGGAGTCGAAGAGG tgCATCCACAGGGACCTGGCCGCCCGCAACGTGCTGGTCACGGAGGAGAACGTGCTGAAAATCGCTGACTTTGGCCTGGCCCGGGACGTCCACGACATCGACTACTATAAAAAGACCAGCaat ggccggcttcCCGTGAAGTGGATGGCGCCCGAAGCCCTATTTGACAGAGTGTACACGCACCAGAGCGACGT GTGGTCCTTTGGGATTCTGATGTGGGAGATCTTCACGCTGGGGGGCTCCCCGTACCCTGGGATCCCGGTGGAAGAGCTCTTCAAGCTGCTGAAAGAAGGGCACCGCATGGACAAGCCTTCCAACTGCACCCATGAGCT GTACATGCTGATGAGGGAGTGCTGGCATGCCGTCCCCTCCCAGCGCCCGACCTTCAAGCAGCTGGTGGAGGGGCTGGACAAGATCCTGGCAGCTGTCTCAGAGGAG TACCTGGACCTGTCCGTGCCCTTCGAGCAGTACTCCCCCTCCTGCGAGGACAGCACCAGCACCTGCTCCTCTGACGACTCCGTCTTCACCCACGACCCCCTGCCCATcaccccctgcctcttctcctacCGCAGCGTGAGGACGTGA
- the FGFR4 gene encoding fibroblast growth factor receptor 4 isoform X3: MQPLPCALLGLLAAMTTGAQAVASPGRTMEPALFESRLLETEEHLLLDPGHVLRLHCDDNHSLGVAWYKEAKQLFPGGRVRIWQRTLEIAEVAYEDSGLYMCRAQDTGQSLRNFTISIVDSLASGDDDEDSDGDGSLGDSNEEPTYRRAPYWTQPQRMDKKLYAVPAGNTVKFRCPASGSPNPSIRWLKNGREFRGEHRIGGIRLRPQHWSLVMESVVPSDRGNYTCLVENQAGRIRYSYLLDVLERSPHRPILQAGLPANTTAVVGSNVEFFCKVYSDAQPHIQWLRHIEVNGSSFGPDGVPYVQVLKTADINSSEVEVLYLHNVSREDAGEYTCLAGNSIGLSYQSAWLTVLPAEELVREVEAPETKYTDIIIYTSGSLAVAMAAVIVVLCRMQTQASKQPLEPVAVHKLSKFPLIRQFSLDSSCSGKSSTSLMRVTRLSSSCTPMLAGVLELDLPLDSTWEFPRDKLALGKPLGEGCFGQVVRAEAYGLDRARPDRALTVAVKMLKDNATDKDLADLISEMEMMKLMDKHKNIINLLGVCTQDGPLYVLVEFASKGNLREFLRARRPPTPDYTFDVGAMPEEQLSFKDLVSCGYQVARGMEYLESKRCIHRDLAARNVLVTEENVLKIADFGLARDVHDIDYYKKTSNGRLPVKWMAPEALFDRVYTHQSDVWSFGILMWEIFTLGGSPYPGIPVEELFKLLKEGHRMDKPSNCTHELYMLMRECWHAVPSQRPTFKQLVEGLDKILAAVSEEYLDLSVPFEQYSPSCEDSTSTCSSDDSVFTHDPLPITPCLFSYRSVRT, from the exons atgcagccactgccctgtgCCCTGCTGGGCCTCCTGGCAGCGATGACAACAGGGGCTCAAGCAGTTGCTTCCCCCGGAAGGACAATGGAGCCAG CGCTGTTTGAGAGCCGCCTGCTGGAGACGGaggagcacctcctgctggaccCCGGCCACGTGCTGAGGCTTCACTGCGATGACAACCACAGCCTGGGCGTCGCCTGGTACAAGGAGGCCAAGCAGCTCTTCCCAGGTGGGCGCGTCCGCATCTGGCAGCGCACGCTGGAGATCGCCGAGGTCGCCTATGAGGACTCGGGGCTCTACATGTGCCGGGCGCAGGACACTGGACAGAGTCTGCGCAACTTCACCATCTCCATTGTGG ACTCGCTGGCCTCGGGGGACGATGATGAAGACAGCGACGGGGACGGTTCCCTCGGTGATTCAAACGAGGAGCCCACTTACCGCAGAG CCCCGTATTGGACTCAACCGCAGCGGATGGATAAGAAGCTGTATGCCGTCCCTGCGGGAAACACGGTCAAGTTCCGCTGCCCGGCGTCGGGGAGTCCCAACCCCAGCATCCGCTGGCTAAAGAACGGGCGGGAGTTCCGGGGCGAGCACCGCATCGGCGGCATCCGG ctccggccccagcacTGGAGCTTGGTCATGGAGAGCGTGGTGCCCTCCGACCGGGGGAACTACACCTGCCTGGTGGAGAACCAGGCTGGCCGCATCCGCTACAGCTACTTGCTGGATGTGTTAG AGAGGTCCCCGCACAGGCCCATCCTGCAGGCTGGGCTGCCTGCCAACACCACAGCGGTGGTGGGCAGCAACGTGGAGTTCTTCTGCAAGGTGTACAGCGACGCCCAGCCCCACATCCAGTGGCTCAGGCACATCGAGGTGAATGGCAGCAGCTTCGGCCCCGATGGGGTGCCCTACGTCCAAGTGCTCAAG ACAGCCGACATTAACAGCTCGGAGGTGGAGGTGCTGTACCTGCACAACGTCTCCAGGGAGGATGCTGGGGAATACACCTGCCTGGCCGGGAACTCCATCGGCCTGTCCTACCAGTCAGCCTGGCTCACCGTGCTGCCAG CAGAGGAGCTAGTGCGGGAGGTGGAGGCCCCCGAGACCAAGTACACCGACATCATCATCTACACGTCGGGCTCCCTGGCCGTCGCCATGGCCGCCGTCATCGTGGTGCTGTGCCGGATGCAGACCCAGGCGAGCAAACAGCCCCTGGAGCCCGTGGCCGTGCACAAGCTCTCCAAGTTCCCACTCATCAGACAG TTCTCCCTGGACTCAAGCTGCTCCGGAAAGTCCAGCACGTCCCTGATGCGCGTCACCCGCCTCTCGTCCAGCTGCACCCCGATGCTGGCCGGGGTCCTGGAGCTCGACTTGCCGCTGGACTCCACGTGGGAGTTCCCCCGAGACAA GCTGGCGCTGGGCAAGCCCCTGGGAGAAGGCTGCTTTGGCCAGGTGGTGCGAGCAGAGGCCTATGGGCTGGACAGAGCCAGGCCAGACAGAGCTCTCACCGTGGCTGTGAAGATGCTCAAAG ACAATGCCACGGACAAGGACCTGGCCGACCTGATCTCCGAGATGGAGATGATGAAACTGATGGACAAGCACAAAAACATCATCAACCTGCTGGGAGTCTGCACACAGGACG GGCCACTGTATGTGCTGGTGGAATTTGCCTCCAAGGGGAACCTGCGGGAGTTCCTGCGTGCCCGGCGCCCCCCCACGCCTGACTACACCTTCGACGTCGGCGCCATGCCTGAGGAGCAGCTCTCCTTCAAGGACCTGGTCTCCTGCGGCTACCAGGTGGCCCGCGGCATGGAGTACCTGGAGTCGAAGAGG tgCATCCACAGGGACCTGGCCGCCCGCAACGTGCTGGTCACGGAGGAGAACGTGCTGAAAATCGCTGACTTTGGCCTGGCCCGGGACGTCCACGACATCGACTACTATAAAAAGACCAGCaat ggccggcttcCCGTGAAGTGGATGGCGCCCGAAGCCCTATTTGACAGAGTGTACACGCACCAGAGCGACGT GTGGTCCTTTGGGATTCTGATGTGGGAGATCTTCACGCTGGGGGGCTCCCCGTACCCTGGGATCCCGGTGGAAGAGCTCTTCAAGCTGCTGAAAGAAGGGCACCGCATGGACAAGCCTTCCAACTGCACCCATGAGCT GTACATGCTGATGAGGGAGTGCTGGCATGCCGTCCCCTCCCAGCGCCCGACCTTCAAGCAGCTGGTGGAGGGGCTGGACAAGATCCTGGCAGCTGTCTCAGAGGAG TACCTGGACCTGTCCGTGCCCTTCGAGCAGTACTCCCCCTCCTGCGAGGACAGCACCAGCACCTGCTCCTCTGACGACTCCGTCTTCACCCACGACCCCCTGCCCATcaccccctgcctcttctcctacCGCAGCGTGAGGACGTGA